The nucleotide window GAGATATTCCTCAAAAGTTTTAAGGATTCTGTAACACATGGTAGTTAGTTTGTTGAGGTCACGTTCAACTTCCCATACACATCAAAGATTATACCAAACAATGCATCTCAAATGGAGTCCCATCTATTCATGAATCACATTATTTGttctaattaaaatttaagagtttaaataaaaatattaaacttaaaaataagtTTTTAGGGTTTGtacataattaatatatatagagTAAACTCAAACTTGAACATTCAAGAATCGAGTTTAGTCCAACCCATTTTTAGAAGTCTAATATTTTATATCAtgttacttttatatattttgtaattttaacatataaaattaaatatacaaTATTATTATATGTATTACTTACTAATATAATGTAAACATTTACATTAAAAAAGTGTTAaattaacaatatataaaatttgtaaaaaattaaattaaaaataatataaaattttaatttaaaaaataatatgagcaatcctaaaatgaattttaaattaacTATTTATAGATATGTACAGACTTAGATAAAATTTTATACTCATATTTTAAGCAAAACCGAACTTGAACAAATATAAAGTGTGTCAATACCATACCTAAACCTAACCTAAATCTAATCCAACACTATCCATGAACACCTTTAGATTAGACAAACTGATCACACGAAAAACCAACCATAAAGGAATTCAGACAAAAGGTTGAACCAACTTTTAAATGAATTGTATGGAACTAATTACACTAGACCAAAAAAATCGATCGAaccaatatttaataatttttttatggatTGAACTTATAAGACTTAGAACACCATCTATCCAAACGAAACTTATTACAATCGCTACATACACATTTGAAAACCACATATTTAGAGTATACAAgtatgtttaaaaataacatatcataaataataaaatgtataatttaaaactaattaataatgatatcaaatatgtatgatattaaaatataaaaaattaaagcgtgagtaaaacaaaatttaaacacgTAAATACATCAAATTAAGAATCCTAAATGCATTACAATAGTTTATTATGATGTTGTTATCAATCTTAAATTCGTGTCAAGTCAACTTGTGATATTAACTCAATCGAAAACATTATCAAttgatagaaataataaaatatgtataataaaattaaaaactatagaacaaaataaaaaaattgattgagtaataaaattaaagttttatcaGTGCAAGTGGTATGAGTTTAAATCACACCATATGCAAATTTTTAtgatcttttaaaaaaattaaaacaactaAAATACTcttaaataatataacttaatttaaATACAAAAGAATATTTTCGCTAACCAAGTTGGTTCCCTATTGACTCTTAACACCAATTCAatcaaaaacttaaataatagtatagataaacAGGTAGAAGAGTCCAAAATTGTATTGAAAGTAATACTTGCACAATACCTGTACCTATGTATTTTTTTAATCTTTCATGTCTGTTTTTACCGTCTATATTCAAAATTCATGACTGCCTCTTTCAATAATATCAACTCTAAAATTCAAATTTACGTTCTTTCCTTGGGAATACAATGTCCCTTACTATGTATATTTTTTAGCTTGGTATTAGAGAGATTTCATGGATCAACTTATTTAACGCTTTCTATTTTCATGTTTGCTCTCATTCCAAGGTGCATAGGGATAACTATCAtttgaaaagagagaaaaagcaaCAATTGTTGGTTGAACGTCCTCGAAAGATTATATCCTCCTACTCATATTCTAACATACATCGGTATAATTGAAGCAACATTTAAACTCATCGGAGAACCAATGTGTAAAAACACTAGAAAATGAATTGAGAGTTACCAATAAAAGGAAGGCCATCTCAAGTGTGTTGTATGAAAGGCCTAATACTGAAACAAAACTCTAAATGCAGCTCAGCTAACATCACTTAAAAAGATGCCAAATTGGAGGACTTACCATTCAAAATATCAGCATGGGAATTACCCAGCATGTAACCTCACATCTTTTATAACTTGGGAATAGAATTCCCAATGCGGATCTGCCTCTGTGATAGCCTGTTGCCCGAATGGATTTTGCTCCACAAACTTCTGAACATTCTCTGCTACAGCTATCCGTTCAAGATAGTCTCGAATATCTCCTCCAGGTGCTGTTGCATACATTATTTAACCATGACAATTGTGATAAAATGCATACACAAGGATAAATAAAATGAGGGAATTAGGTACACTACAGATGACCGTTGATGCAAAACTCTAATGCCAGATCTGTAACACGGACCAATATCATATACAGGTAATGATCTATAACGCCGCTTGGGCTCCCCcagccccccaaaaaaaaaaaaaaatttgctgAAATATGAGAGTATATCCAGTTACTGAAACATAACTAAACCATCACTAGCCAAATCTACAAAGTTATGGGCAAGCCAAACAAAGGTATATCCATTGATCTTGCAGAAGTTAATGAAGCATTACCAACTGTTGAAAAGATCAGCTGAAAATGATTTAGGTCAATGATGTTTTCACAATACCtagaagataaatatatatatgcataactGACTTGAGATAATGGCACGACAATCACATTAGTATGATTACTGACTGCACGTACACTGTTCCGTATAGTGAACACAGCTTTATAACACAGTAATACATGCAAATACAATGACTCCATTATCGGAGTTCCCTGACAGGAAAGACTTATTTGGACCCAACAAATTTATGATTTTAACATAGGTAAAGAGTAGGATTTACAGGGCCTATTTAATAAGATTCACTTTTACATTTTTCTCTTCTGTGAAAAAGGCCTAAAAGGTAAGATCACCAATATGCCCCCCGTGAAGGCCTATATACTACATCACGGTCCATCTGTTTGTGTACCTTTAATTCCCTAAAACATGCTTAGCTCATGTCTCACCTAATGAACGATCATCGGCATCAGTGTATTGATAAGGATATGGAAATATACCAGTATTTGCCTACGAATGAAAAGATAGAAGCTAGCATAAGTATTAGAGCAGCATTTGAATTTCAACAATCCAAAGTGTTAAATAAGCCATATTCACCAAGTGAGTAAGCAAATAAAGGAAAACATTTAAAAACTCACAGGATTTCGCAAAGCCTTATATGGCGAATCATCCAACAATAGTGTGTTTGATTCATCATAGTCGCCCTTCCTCCAAGGAAGCTCGGGTAAACACCTATCCCATAATTTTCTAAGTTCCTTCAAAACAAGCGGTTTCTCCTCATTCTCGAGGGTTTTGAATTTTGTAATTGTACACAGTTTCCGGTCCTGCAAGAAACCCATATCATGAGACGAATAAATTATACACAGCACTAACATATTAATGTACTTACAGAAGAGAGAAGcatctataaaaaatttcatgcCACTTTAGCCCACAAGAGTTTTGCATATCTGGCTTATATTCCCCCCAATCAAATACAAAACTTGATGAAAATCAGATTTATTTAGAACAAGAATGTTATTTTAGTTAAAAAAGGAAAGTAACAAAGCTAGTTTGCTTAGGCTCTGTTTTATCTCTCGAGTATTTTGAGTGTGCATACTCGTGATTCAACTGGCTGGATTGGATAGATTTAGAAATGTTGGGTATTACTATGTGTTAAGTACTATATCATTTAATGTTCCATAAGATATAGATGTATTAGTAGTAGGGTAGATATATAAGCATATAGAATTGAACTTGGAATAATATATAACCTGTATACTGTATAGTTCAGCTTCAGTATGtcatttatattttcaaaaatcacacATACTAATTAAAACCACCTTATGTGATTAACTAATTATGTAAATGTAGCTCATTGATTGAAGGCCATGCATACGATGAAAAAGACAAGAAAGAAATGATATAACCAAAACTTTGGCAATTATCCCATTACTAGAAATAGTTAAATACCACAGGGAATGTTGCTTACCCAACAGAAAAACAATTTACGTTTCCATTGTTTTCTAAGAAGAAACCCAATCATCTTGGTCATGTTTCTACTGCAAGAACAAGTAATAGCAACATGGTCAAAGCATAGCGTCATTCATGAAGGAGCATTACATTCTACAGTTCACTTATGTAACATGGCAAcgcttaaataataataataataataataataataacaacaacagTATAACTATGGAAGACACTTCTCAAGCAAAGGCAGGAGCATACTTAACTCTTGATGACCAGATTCCGACATTAAATGTCTTGAAGCAAAATTCGAGAAATTCAACACAAAATGGTCTAATGAAAACtgtaaagagaaaaagaaaacatgAGCCACAGTCGAAGTATAATTAATGGAAGACAAACAAAGATTTCAGATATTTCTATTTCAATTACTATATATTACCTCCTTTCCCATCTACTCTAGTATTTGGCTTTCTATTTGGTTGTTGAACAACATCTACAAGAATTCCATTTAAATCAAGCACAAGAAGCTTTTTCCTAGGACGCCAGACGCTTTTTCTTTGAAATGAAGAGTGCAATGTTTGTGAGAAATTGTTCTCTTTAACATTAGTTGTTAGTGTAGCATTGTCTTTTACGACTGCCAAGTTTGAAGGAGAAGCATTAGCTGCTAGTGTAACATTGTCTTTTGTGTCAGCCAAGTTTGAAGGAGAAACATTAGCTGTTCGTATAACATCATCTTTTGTGACAGACAAGTTCGAAGGACAAACATTAGCTGCTAGTGTAACATCATCTTTTGCAACAGCCAAATTCAAAGGAGAAGGATTAACTTCTTCCATCTTGGTTTCTTTCTCAACATCCTTcgacttctttcttttctttcttttccttccttTAAGATCAGATTCAATGCCTATGTTGTTGCCCAATGCTTCCTCTGAAGCCTGTGCAGGCATAGCGTGACCTACTGGTACTTCACCGGACCCATTTTCCGAACAACCAATTGTAGGCTCCTTCTCTCTATGCTCAACAGAAATCTGTATTGGGCCAATCCCCTGGACATGTTCTAAACCATCTCCCAATAGATTACAAGACTTCTTCTTCTTGTGATGGGGTTTTACCTTTTTTGATTTTTCAATAACTTCAGTTTCAGGCATAACAATATCTCCATCAACACGGGGATTTTGAATTCCTGAAAAATCACTTTGCTTATAAGTTATCAAAGTAATTTTGTTAGTATTTTTCGACTCTACAGTTTCTGATATAGAAATAGGATCCTCCTTTCTAATATtcttttcattaataatttgaggTTCAGTACACCTACTTCCATTTTCAACTTCATTACTGTCCTTGCCATTGCTCTTTGAGCTAATATCTTCATCCTCCATGACATTAAGCGTTGTCTTCTTTCCTTtccccttcttcttcttcttcttcttccttttacTTTCCGGTTGAACAGTTTGTTCATTCAATTGAGCCCCTTCCAGTCCAGACTCCAAATGAGAGTCACTTTTATTCTTTTCATCTACCAAAGAGTTGTCAACTTCCACAGATGTAGCCATCTTactcttctttttcttcctctttcgCTTCCTTTCAGAATCAGCCGATTGTCCTTTCAATGGACTCTCCGAAACATTATTCTCCGGAGTCTGTACATTTGAATCTCTACCTGACACGGTATCATTCATTAACCAGTTCGGTTCTTCCTTCAATCCCGATGACTCCACAAAAGAATTTTCTTTCCTCTTTCTCTTCTTACGCGAACGACTCGATTGCTCTGCCCCTAAATCAACGTCCTCTGTTCCTAAACAAGTTGCTTTGTCAAGGGATTCACCATCTCTAGTTTCAATATCTCGTTCCATCCTCTGTTTCTTCAGTTTCTTCCTTTCAGAACGGCTCAATTTAGCATCCGAGACCGATGACTCTGAAACATTTTTCACTTCCATTTTTTTTAATTCCAAGGTCGATCCTGTTTTCATTCACcgcaaattaaaaattaaaacaaaaagcgCAGAAGATTAAAGCTATAAAATAAGCAATGAAGCATCAAAACAATCCCTTAACAATGAGCAAAGGTAAAGGGGGAAATGTTTTAAAGAAGAACCTGAAAATACTAAGCAGCGCCGACGCAGAAAGTTGTTGCAGACTTTGCATTTAGGGTTTTATTGTCATATTGTTTTCCGTCCCCAAACCCTAAACCCAATGATAAAAGAGCTCATGTGCCTGAGTTGATGGAatgtattgaaattttgaaataatgatattttaaaattttaagatatgttttaaaattagaaaggtattgaataaaatgtaattattatattaataattttattctttTGTAATTACAAAGATTATAATTTTTAAACGTGTTTGACTCATAACTTAATACAATTTATATCATAATTCcttttatcatataaaaattattGGTATAAAAAAACAATTTCTAAgcaagtaataaaaattaaaattaattatcatatgtattatgttagtttaaaagtatttaataacacgattactaataaaaataacaagaaaaacaAACATCTTATCTCGATTGTTCTAGTGCATATTTGTTAGGTTATGCACCTTATTATCATTTGAATTTGAATCTAAATTATTATGATTATCGAGATTTTCTTCCTCTATATAGTTTTTAAAGTATGAATCATCTCAGTTCTACATATGATTAAAATTATGCAACATCCTAGTGCAATCAaacattgtttattttttttatactttACTAAGGTGATGTTTGATACTgttaatatgataaatatttttttacattgATAAATGCATTTTCAACCACATTTCGAGGCATTGAATATCACATATTAAATAGTTCACGAGCTATCTTCTATGCTTATGTCTAGTATCATTCTTTCAAATGGTATCCTACTCGTCATGTAATGcaataaaatattttctatttgcaTAACTAACATCAactttataatatttgaatttacaATCCAATTAATCTATCACtttaattataaaacttaaatagacttatttttataatatgaaaattaagtaaaaataatataaaatctatAACGTATAACCT belongs to Gossypium arboreum isolate Shixiya-1 chromosome 7, ASM2569848v2, whole genome shotgun sequence and includes:
- the LOC108457371 gene encoding uncharacterized protein LOC108457371 isoform X2; protein product: MEVKNVSESSVSDAKLSRSERKKLKKQRMERDIETRDGESLDKATCLGTEDVDLGAEQSSRSRKKRKRKENSFVESSGLKEEPNWLMNDTVSGRDSNVQTPENNVSESPLKGQSADSERKRKRKKKKSKMATSVEVDNSLVDEKNKSDSHLESGLEGAQLNEQTVQPESKRKKKKKKKGKGKKTTLNVMEDEDISSKSNGKDSNEVENGSRCTEPQIINEKNIRKEDPISISETVESKNTNKITLITYKQSDFSGIQNPRVDGDIVMPETEVIEKSKKVKPHHKKKKSCNLLGDGLEHVQGIGPIQISVEHREKEPTIGCSENGSGEVPVGHAMPAQASEEALGNNIGIESDLKGRKRKKRKKSKDVEKETKMEEVNPSPLNLAVAKDDVTLAANVCPSNLSVTKDDVIRTANVSPSNLADTKDNVTLAANASPSNLAVVKDNATLTTNVKENNFSQTLHSSFQRKSVWRPRKKLLVLDLNGILVDVVQQPNRKPNTRVDGKGVFIRPFCVEFLEFCFKTFNVGIWSSRVKNMTKMIGFLLRKQWKRKLFFCWDRKLCTITKFKTLENEEKPLVLKELRKLWDRCLPELPWRKGDYDESNTLLLDDSPYKALRNPANTGIFPYPYQYTDADDRSLAPGGDIRDYLERIAVAENVQKFVEQNPFGQQAITEADPHWEFYSQVIKDVRLHAG
- the LOC108457371 gene encoding uncharacterized protein LOC108457371 isoform X1, with the translated sequence MEVKNVSESSVSDAKLSRSERKKLKKQRMERDIETRDGESLDKATCLGTEDVDLGAEQSSRSRKKRKRKENSFVESSGLKEEPNWLMNDTVSGRDSNVQTPENNVSESPLKGQSADSERKRKRKKKKSKMATSVEVDNSLVDEKNKSDSHLESGLEGAQLNEQTVQPESKRKKKKKKKGKGKKTTLNVMEDEDISSKSNGKDSNEVENGSRCTEPQIINEKNIRKEDPISISETVESKNTNKITLITYKQSDFSGIQNPRVDGDIVMPETEVIEKSKKVKPHHKKKKSCNLLGDGLEHVQGIGPIQISVEHREKEPTIGCSENGSGEVPVGHAMPAQASEEALGNNIGIESDLKGRKRKKRKKSKDVEKETKMEEVNPSPLNLAVAKDDVTLAANVCPSNLSVTKDDVIRTANVSPSNLADTKDNVTLAANASPSNLAVVKDNATLTTNVKENNFSQTLHSSFQRKSVWRPRKKLLVLDLNGILVDVVQQPNRKPNTRVDGKGVFIRPFCVEFLEFCFKTFNVGIWSSRVNRNMTKMIGFLLRKQWKRKLFFCWDRKLCTITKFKTLENEEKPLVLKELRKLWDRCLPELPWRKGDYDESNTLLLDDSPYKALRNPANTGIFPYPYQYTDADDRSLAPGGDIRDYLERIAVAENVQKFVEQNPFGQQAITEADPHWEFYSQVIKDVRLHAG